From Pseudodesulfovibrio nedwellii:
AAGATCGTCAGCCCCCCCTTGAACATGGACAGGAACTGCAAGACTTCATCAGCCGTCAGAATGGAAAAATCGTCGTCATCTTCCGGTGCCAAATGATGCAAATTCCGCAACAGAGAACGCAGATTCTCGGTATGCGCCTCCATATAATCCGGCTCATAAAACTTCACCCGCAATGCTCGGAAATATTTCCGATCCATATTATATCGCTGCACCAATGTCGCCAACGGCACGATAATACGGTTGTCGATGTCACCACCTCCGCCCGAGGCGAACCCTCGGTAGGACAGTTTACCCACCACCTGAAACGGAATATCACTGATGTAGATAACTTTGCCGACCGGCGATTCATTGCCAAATAATTCCCGAGACGGCTTGTCGCCCAACAGAGCGATCTTCGCACCTGTGGCATCATCCTCAGCCGTAATATCGCGGCCCTCGGCCAGCGGCCAGTTCCATGCGGACGCATATTTCTCGGTCGTCCCGATAATGCGGACGTTCTGATAATTCTTGTTGCCGACCTTGACCGTCTGCCCAAACTTGGCACGCATGGGCACGACCTGATACGCACCCGGCAGCGAGTCCCGAATCCGTTGCGCATCCTCCCGACTCAAGGTCAATGTACGCATACCCACGGCCCGCTGCTTGAAATTGCCGCCAAACACCAACGCCGAGTCCGGGCCAAACATCTCGACAATTTCCACGGCCTTTCTGTTCGCGCCATCAACCGCCGTCACGATCAACGTCAAACTCGCAATGCCAAACGCAACCCCCAAAATCACGAAAAAAGATCGGAGCTTAAAAGCCCACACAGCCTCAAACCCCATACTTATTATTCGTGCTACGAGTCGTATCATTGCAAGTGCCCCCAGCCCCCCATCCCCTCTTTTTCCTCAACTTTTTATGTCGCTTCGCGAAGTAAAGGGAAATCGAAAGTCTATTCTATTTTACAAACATCAATCAAAATTTTTCATTTCAGGGAGCCACCACATCACACGCCCTCACCGCAG
This genomic window contains:
- a CDS encoding ABC transporter permease, encoding MIRLVARIISMGFEAVWAFKLRSFFVILGVAFGIASLTLIVTAVDGANRKAVEIVEMFGPDSALVFGGNFKQRAVGMRTLTLSREDAQRIRDSLPGAYQVVPMRAKFGQTVKVGNKNYQNVRIIGTTEKYASAWNWPLAEGRDITAEDDATGAKIALLGDKPSRELFGNESPVGKVIYISDIPFQVVGKLSYRGFASGGGGDIDNRIIVPLATLVQRYNMDRKYFRALRVKFYEPDYMEAHTENLRSLLRNLHHLAPEDDDDFSILTADEVLQFLSMFKGGLTIFLGVTAGIAMLVGGFVLANLFSISVSERAEEIGLKKAMGARNSAILGQFLVEACALTMLGGVLGLFLGLGLGQFLSRLDILTIQFSWKAFFMALAGSQAVGLIFGLKPAKQAAGLDPIQALRGEG